A single window of Lepisosteus oculatus isolate fLepOcu1 chromosome 29, fLepOcu1.hap2, whole genome shotgun sequence DNA harbors:
- the pias4a gene encoding E3 SUMO-protein ligase PIAS4-A isoform X1, with the protein MAAELVEAMNMVKSFRVSDLQTLLSSMGRSKSGLKQDLVGRALRLVQSECSPELLKTIRQLYESRFPKAPGWLAQRPRPPELLQAPYPARSPPHPAPAPPQGADYLNGLAATATAATPPTDVKLVPLPFYKTVDVLLHPTELVPQNSEKLQDSPCTFELSQSQVEQIRNSRELRLGVKSVQVVLRICYTDTSCPQEDQYPPNIAVKVNQGYCHVPGYYPSNKPGVEPRRPCRPINITPWLHLSTATNRVTVTWGNFGKRYCVALYLVQVFTSAELFSKLKRFSVESAERCRELIQDKLRFDPDSEIATTGLRVSLICPLVKMRLGVPCRVLTCAHLQCFDAVFFLQMNEKKPTWTCPVCDKPAPFELLIIDGLLSEILKETEDVEEIEYLADGSWRPIRAEKEKERDRERERSNTPECPLLDMCSPEANGHSPAHSSTSLSGKTAVGGAPAVVDLTLDSSSEEEEGGGAGDSEDTEDSQDSPPPKRGRYGYDKDLVTAY; encoded by the exons AACATGGTGAAGAGTTTCCGGGTGTCGGACCTGCAGACGCTGCTGTCCTCCATGGGCCGCAGCAAGAGCGGGCTGAAGCAGGACCTGGTGGGCCGGGCCCTGCGGCTGGTGCAGAGCGAGTGCAGCCCGGAGCTGCTCAAGACCATCCGCCAGCTGTACGAGTCGCGCTTCCCCAAGGCGCCCGGCTGGCTGGCGCAGCGGCCTCGGCCCCCCGAGCTGCTGCAGGCGCCCTACCCGGCCCGCAGCCCCCCGCACCCGGCCCCGGCCCCCCCGCAGGGCGCGGACTACCTCAACGGCCTCGCCGCCACCGCCACCGCCGCCACACCCCCCACCGACGTCAAGCTGGTGCCCCTGCCCTTCTACAAGACTGTGGACGTGCTGCTGCACCCCACCGAGCTCG TGCCCCAGAACAGCGAGAAACTCCAGGACAGCCCGTGCACCTTTGAGCTGTCCCAGAGCCAGGTGGAGCAGATCAGGAATTCTCG GGAGCTGCGCCTCGGGGTGAAGTCTGTCCAGGTGGTGCTCAG GATCTGCTACACGGACACCAGCTGCCCACAGGAGGACCAGTATCCCCCCAACATCGCTGTCAAAGTGAACCAGGGCTACTGCCACGTCCCG GGCTACTACCCCTCCAACAAGCCGGGCGTGGAGCCGCGCCGCCCCTGCCGCCCCATCAACATCACGCCCTGGCTGCACCTGTCCACCGCCACCAACCGGGTCACCGTCACCTGGGGCAACTTCGGCAAG CGGTACTGCGTGGCGCTCTACCTGGTCCAGGTGTTCACGTCGGCGGAGCTCTTCAGCAAGTTGAAGCGCTTCTCGGTGGAGAGTGCGGAACGCTGCAGAGAACTCA TCCAGGACAAGTTGCGGTTCGACCCCGACAGCGAGATCGCGACCACGGGCCTGAGGGTGTCGCTCATCTGTCCG CTGGTGAAGATGCGCCTGGGCGTGCCGTGCCGCGTGCTGACCTGCGCCCACCTGCAGTGCTTCGACGCCGTGTTCTTCCTGCAGATGAACGAGAAGAAGCCCACCTGGACCTGCCCCGTGTGCGACAAGCCCGCGCCCTTCGAGCTGCTGATCATCGACGG gcTGCTGTCGGAGATCCTGAAGGAGACCGAGGACGTGGAAGAGATTGAGTACCTGGCCGACGGCTCCTGGCGCCCCATCCGGgcggagaaggagaaggagagggacagagagagggagcgcAGCAACACGCcagagtgccccctgctggacatGT GCTCCCCGGAGGCGAACGGCCACTCCCCGGCCCACAGCAGCACCAGCCTGAGCGGCAAGACAGCAGTGGGCGGAGCTCCGGCCGTGGTGGACCTGACGCTGGACTCCTcctcggaggaggaggagggaggtggGGCGGGGGACAGCGAggacacagaggacagtcaggACAGCCCTCCCCCCAAGAGGGGGCGCTACGGCTACGACAAGGACCTGGTCACTGCTTACTGA
- the pias4a gene encoding E3 SUMO-protein ligase PIAS4-A isoform X2 gives MVKSFRVSDLQTLLSSMGRSKSGLKQDLVGRALRLVQSECSPELLKTIRQLYESRFPKAPGWLAQRPRPPELLQAPYPARSPPHPAPAPPQGADYLNGLAATATAATPPTDVKLVPLPFYKTVDVLLHPTELVPQNSEKLQDSPCTFELSQSQVEQIRNSRELRLGVKSVQVVLRICYTDTSCPQEDQYPPNIAVKVNQGYCHVPGYYPSNKPGVEPRRPCRPINITPWLHLSTATNRVTVTWGNFGKRYCVALYLVQVFTSAELFSKLKRFSVESAERCRELIQDKLRFDPDSEIATTGLRVSLICPLVKMRLGVPCRVLTCAHLQCFDAVFFLQMNEKKPTWTCPVCDKPAPFELLIIDGLLSEILKETEDVEEIEYLADGSWRPIRAEKEKERDRERERSNTPECPLLDMCSPEANGHSPAHSSTSLSGKTAVGGAPAVVDLTLDSSSEEEEGGGAGDSEDTEDSQDSPPPKRGRYGYDKDLVTAY, from the exons ATGGTGAAGAGTTTCCGGGTGTCGGACCTGCAGACGCTGCTGTCCTCCATGGGCCGCAGCAAGAGCGGGCTGAAGCAGGACCTGGTGGGCCGGGCCCTGCGGCTGGTGCAGAGCGAGTGCAGCCCGGAGCTGCTCAAGACCATCCGCCAGCTGTACGAGTCGCGCTTCCCCAAGGCGCCCGGCTGGCTGGCGCAGCGGCCTCGGCCCCCCGAGCTGCTGCAGGCGCCCTACCCGGCCCGCAGCCCCCCGCACCCGGCCCCGGCCCCCCCGCAGGGCGCGGACTACCTCAACGGCCTCGCCGCCACCGCCACCGCCGCCACACCCCCCACCGACGTCAAGCTGGTGCCCCTGCCCTTCTACAAGACTGTGGACGTGCTGCTGCACCCCACCGAGCTCG TGCCCCAGAACAGCGAGAAACTCCAGGACAGCCCGTGCACCTTTGAGCTGTCCCAGAGCCAGGTGGAGCAGATCAGGAATTCTCG GGAGCTGCGCCTCGGGGTGAAGTCTGTCCAGGTGGTGCTCAG GATCTGCTACACGGACACCAGCTGCCCACAGGAGGACCAGTATCCCCCCAACATCGCTGTCAAAGTGAACCAGGGCTACTGCCACGTCCCG GGCTACTACCCCTCCAACAAGCCGGGCGTGGAGCCGCGCCGCCCCTGCCGCCCCATCAACATCACGCCCTGGCTGCACCTGTCCACCGCCACCAACCGGGTCACCGTCACCTGGGGCAACTTCGGCAAG CGGTACTGCGTGGCGCTCTACCTGGTCCAGGTGTTCACGTCGGCGGAGCTCTTCAGCAAGTTGAAGCGCTTCTCGGTGGAGAGTGCGGAACGCTGCAGAGAACTCA TCCAGGACAAGTTGCGGTTCGACCCCGACAGCGAGATCGCGACCACGGGCCTGAGGGTGTCGCTCATCTGTCCG CTGGTGAAGATGCGCCTGGGCGTGCCGTGCCGCGTGCTGACCTGCGCCCACCTGCAGTGCTTCGACGCCGTGTTCTTCCTGCAGATGAACGAGAAGAAGCCCACCTGGACCTGCCCCGTGTGCGACAAGCCCGCGCCCTTCGAGCTGCTGATCATCGACGG gcTGCTGTCGGAGATCCTGAAGGAGACCGAGGACGTGGAAGAGATTGAGTACCTGGCCGACGGCTCCTGGCGCCCCATCCGGgcggagaaggagaaggagagggacagagagagggagcgcAGCAACACGCcagagtgccccctgctggacatGT GCTCCCCGGAGGCGAACGGCCACTCCCCGGCCCACAGCAGCACCAGCCTGAGCGGCAAGACAGCAGTGGGCGGAGCTCCGGCCGTGGTGGACCTGACGCTGGACTCCTcctcggaggaggaggagggaggtggGGCGGGGGACAGCGAggacacagaggacagtcaggACAGCCCTCCCCCCAAGAGGGGGCGCTACGGCTACGACAAGGACCTGGTCACTGCTTACTGA